CGGGACAGGCACTGGCGCTTCCAGCACTGGCGCTTCCAGCAAGTCATTTCAGCCCCGGTCTGGCTGATTCTGCAAAAGGCTTCCCAGCCCCGTGCTGCCAGCAACCTTGGTCCCAGCAAGCTGCTGCATGGGAGCAACTGGGAAAGGCCATCGAGACCAGGACAGGGCTCTCTGTTCCTGGGGCAGGCTAAGGCAGACAGAGTGCAGCCACTGTCAGAGGCATAAGGGTGAACAGTCACCCCAAATATTATTTCATGTGGCCGTGATATCAGCACGGAAACTTTCTCCATCAATCATTAACCACAGCTCAGCTCCGGGGCACCTCCCTCACCCACGGGCAGGTGCCAGGCTTCCCGGCAGTGTGCGGGGCTGGAGCGAGGGGCCGTGCCCAGCCTGGGATTgcacccccagggccaccccagaAGTGGTGGGACACCCGGCAGCATCTCGGCATCCTTGGCTCgcacccccagggccaccccagaGGTGTGGGACACCCGGCGACATCTCGGCATCTTTGGCTAGTGGCTGGGTCGAGGCAGCGCTGCTGGCACTGGGTGGTTTAGCATGGACCGATGTGAGCCAGGGGTATCCCTGTTTGCTCCCCGGCGTGTCTTTCAGAGGGTCTcatgtccccatccctctggACCCCACGCCCCCCCACCCAGAACTCCTGCGGCACAGACATCCCTGTGCAGCCTCTTCTCCTCTGCACACAGCACACCAgggagggcagccccggccggggcAAGCAGCAGGAAACCTGAGGAGCAAGATAAGAGCTTTGGGATTGCAGATCAAGGACTCCAGGCTTTTTTGGCTCCGTTCCCTGGCCCGTTATCCAAgggtccccaccgcccccctgcTCCCGGCCAGGCACCTGCTCGGGCTGGCTGGTATTTCTATTTTGAGTGGcacaggacctgctgctgctcagggggTGCCTTGGGGGACAAGAAACACAAGCAGTGAGCAGTGATGTCCCCCAGTCTGGCGCAGAGGGGACCCCTGGGCGGGCAGCGGCGCCGTGCACACCCCGCGGGGGCTGATcctggcaggggctgcagagaAGCATCCACGGAGGGATTAGGCAGCCAGGAGCCTGGGACACCGTTCGTTAAGTGGAGACAGTAATTCAGCTGGAAACCCCACGTGGGCTGTCAGGCGATGTCCCCACCACAAGCCATTTAAGCCAGCCATGGAGGCGCGAGGCTgcccggtgccacgtgggcacagcCGGGTGGGTAATGCAGTGCCGGGCCGTGCCGTCCGGTGCAGCAGGCAGCCCCACGGCACTTCATGTCCCAGCGGCCACCGGCCTGGGCCGACCCACCAGGATTAAAGAGGTTGCGAGGAGTAAGTAATGTAAATCCAGATTAGATTTAAGCAGCTGCTACGCAAAGGGGATGCGAGCAGGGGCTGCGTAGCGGGGACGAGTAGGTGAGAAGCCAGCTGGTGCTCCCGCCATACAAGAAGGGGCTGACGGGGCAGGGTCCGTGCCCGGGGGGGTTGTCCGGGGGAGGTTGCCCAGGGGATATTGCCCTGGGGGCTGGGGTTTGTCCCCAGGCTTGGCTTGTGCGcacgaggctggaggcagcaaagCGGGGCCGTGGGACGGGGCAACCTGGGGTGAGATGCCCCCCACCACAGGCAGCAGGCACAGGCAGGAGGACGAAGCCCGGGGACACAGCGGGCTGCTCGCTTCTGTAGGTGCTGAAGAGAGGCCCGTCCCTCCGCGCGGGGCTGCCGAGCATGTTCCATCTCTTCTCCCACTGCTGGTCCTGGCTGCAGGCCATCCAGGAGCCCATCAGGTAGGACCCCGCGCctgctcctgggggggacacaacGTTTACCCACGTGTTTGTCAGTGAGGAACCATCAGGAACCATCCCCAAATGGCAGAGCAAGGCACACGCGCGTCCCCTTGGTCCctccagcaggcaggagctgggcagggaggagaacggggcaggcaggggtgggtATGCAGGAATTCCCAGTGGGACTCCCCCTATGCAGAGTCAGCGGctccccaggaaagctggggaggatgAGCTGTGTTTGCGTGTGTTGGGAGACCCGGGATAATTCCCCGGGGATGGTGCTGCACCAGCCTGGGCAGACACTGTGAGGGGTGAGGGGGTCTATGGTCCTCTCCGACCGGCGAGGACACCTTGTCATAATGCAGGAGGTGGGGCCGCGCCACCCACGCAGCCTGGTCTGTAtgtttaaggaagaaaacaatgCTGCAAATGACTACTGTGGTTTGTCAACCACAGGGAAAAGGTTCTGCGCGTGGCTCTGGTGGAGCACGTCGCTGGAGACCAAATAGGACTGGTTAGCAACAGGAAAAACCACCAGAGTCCAGGCAGGAGCTTGTAAAACACCCTTGCTACCTCTCCCTACCTGTGTATACCCATAACTCACTGACAAGGAAGGACACCAAGAGCAATCATTAACATTTGCATATAAGGAACAACCTCTTTGGCCTGTGCATATCATTGCTTAATCCTATATGATCGGAAAATAAATCCTTGCTGTGGGAACCCATGGTCCCAtggtgctgggctggctccagctgcctgtgcctgtccttttcctctccctgggcactggggaccatccctgtcctcctcccCATCTCAGCCAGGGCCCTTGTCACTGTCCTGCCCCTCTTCTGGCCAAAGCATGGCTGTGGCGTGTGGGGTCCCTTGCTGAGAGCCCCAGGGCTAGCAGCCGTCACCGCTCCCCAGGGAGCAAGGCCTTTCTCTGGGATGTTCACCCGCTGTTGTCACTCCCCAGAAAAGTGACCCTTCTCGTCTTGGGGCTGGACAACGCGGGGAAAACCTCCGTCATCATGGACATAGAAAGAGGTGAGGAGCAGCGCGTCCCAGGAGCTGACCttggctggaggcagcagctttACAGCCCTTTGCAACCAAGACCCTGAGCCTTGAAGGACGGAGGAGACCCTTGAAATACAGCTGCCGGCCTGGGGGAAATGTGAAGGGGGGGCACTGGccgtgccctgggcagccctgggagcagggatgtggctgggggaggaggaggcagatgtCACAGGGATGCTCCTGGGCTCGCTGCGCCAACTCTCTGCCCTCTCCCCGCACGCAGCGCTGGCCGGCGAGGTGCTGCCCACGCCGCAGCCCAGCCAGACCCGCCTGCGGGTGGACAGGTTCGAGGTGACGCTGGTGGACCTGCCTGGTGGCCAGCGCTCCCGCAGCACCTGGCGCAGCCACTACAGCTCGGCCCACGGGCTCCTCTTCGTCCTGGACTCCAGTGACTTGGCACGGATGGAGGAGGCCCGCAAGGTCCTGAGCCGCGTCCTGAGCAACCCCGATGTCTCCGGGAAGCCCATCTTGCTGTAAGGCCGAGTCCTTGGGATGTGACCTGTAGGatttggggtgaggtggggggagTAGGAGCTTGGTGCTGGGGATGTGAGGAGCGTGGCCAGGCTGCTGTGGGGATGTGGCACCCAGGGGGCTGTCGGGGGGTGCTGGGACATGGAGACCCCAGTGGTGGTCAGAAGCTGGGAGCATCTCTGGagaggggccggggagggggctccAGCACAGGGTACAGGCTGGGGCAATGCTTTGCCTAACCGCAGCCAACCTGGGAGAAAGCATCCAGCCTCCCACCCCGCCACGGTGGGGCGAGGCGCCCAGAGGCCGGGGTGACGGCCGCCCTCCACTCTCCCTGCGCCCCAGGCTGGCCAACAAGCAAGACGCGGCGGCCGCCCTGCTGCCCTGCGAGCTGATCGAGCGCCTGTCCCTGGAGCGGCTGGTCAACGAGAACCGCTCGCCCTGCCGCATCGTGAGTGCggggctcccccgccgcccccgctccccgccgcccccccgccgccctgaCCCTGCCCCTCCGCCCGCAGGAGCCCTGTGTCGCCAAGCGGGGCCACCCCGCCGGTCCCGCCCGGGCCACCCTGCAGGGGCTGCGCTGGCTCCTCCGCACTGCCCCCGCCgcaccgcccccgccgcccgccgccgctccgccgcccgctgCCGGTCCCCGGGCagcccgcgcccgcccgcccgctcgcaGGTGGGTGCGGGGCTCCGTCTGTGCGTGTCCCCTTCCCCGTTCTTctcccccctacccccccaacccccgccgtGCTCTCGCCCCGCCAGGGACCCGCTGCCCCCCGGGGAGGATGCCCGAGACGGTGTGGGGAAGACGGGGGAGAACCGTCCGCTGCGGCCcatccgccgcctcctccccctgGTGAGacaccccccatccccagggatgggacgggatggaaGGGGGGTCCcgccaccttcccttcatcccccTTACCCTACCCAGGAGGAGGGCACAAAGGGCCccgggaggaggaagaggaagatgaaggtgaAGAAGAAGGGCTCGGGGCAGCCAAGCCTAGCTGAGGAGCTGGAGGCACCAGGAGGAGTGGGTGACAGCCgagccggggctgctggggggctgctgccccccaacAGGGTCGGGCAGGAGGAGCCCACACCCACCGGGACAGCCACCCCCCGCCCAGGTGAGagggggctgcgggaggctgcTGGCACCACCAGCGCTACACGTTGGGACACCTGGAGCCACTCTACAGGGCGGTTTTGGGAGCCAGTAAAGTGGCGATGTGCCGGGCCACCGGCCCTGCTGTCTCCATCAGCTT
The sequence above is drawn from the Rissa tridactyla isolate bRisTri1 chromosome 9, bRisTri1.patW.cur.20221130, whole genome shotgun sequence genome and encodes:
- the ARL13A gene encoding ADP-ribosylation factor-like protein 13A, yielding MSQRPPAWADPPGLKRLRGVLKRGPSLRAGLPSMFHLFSHCWSWLQAIQEPIRKVTLLVLGLDNAGKTSVIMDIERALAGEVLPTPQPSQTRLRVDRFEVTLVDLPGGQRSRSTWRSHYSSAHGLLFVLDSSDLARMEEARKVLSRVLSNPDVSGKPILLLANKQDAAAALLPCELIERLSLERLVNENRSPCRIEPCVAKRGHPAGPARATLQGLRWLLRTAPAAPPPPPAAAPPPAAGPRAARARPPARRDPLPPGEDARDGVGKTGENRPLRPIRRLLPLEEGTKGPGRRKRKMKVKKKGSGQPSLAEELEAPGGVGDSRAGAAGGLLPPNRVGQEEPTPTGTATPRPVQGMKKKKKKKIKNKIKSQEPAVEQQHEEVSSTFDLYRRAMLALKMRQEQRKQQSTIVP